One window from the genome of Streptomyces sp. NBC_00287 encodes:
- a CDS encoding oxidoreductase translates to MSTTGATADPLAALGALPGVAESVESVRKAVDRVYGHRVMRRRSNEITSEAALRGARGSAALSGADWALEEVRRRTDFSGDDEARIMGAALRLTAEAGQLLSIWRQSPLRVLARLHLVAAATNGPEVGRPRQAGEPVDEPIVELPLPLPLPSAAEVHGRLDGLSELIIAGGSAPALVTAAVVHGELLALRPFTSHNGLVARAAERIVLVGSGLDPKSVCPSEVGYGELGRAAYLEALDGYVSGTPEGMAAWIAHCGKAVELGARESTAVCEALQRGAA, encoded by the coding sequence ATGAGTACGACAGGCGCGACCGCCGATCCGCTTGCGGCCCTGGGTGCGCTGCCCGGTGTGGCCGAGTCCGTGGAGTCCGTGCGCAAGGCCGTGGACCGGGTCTACGGACACCGGGTCATGCGCCGCCGCAGCAACGAGATCACCTCCGAGGCGGCGCTGCGCGGCGCCCGTGGTTCGGCGGCGCTGTCCGGCGCCGACTGGGCCCTGGAAGAGGTGCGCCGGCGCACCGACTTCAGCGGTGACGACGAGGCACGCATCATGGGTGCCGCCCTGCGGCTGACCGCGGAGGCGGGCCAACTGCTGTCCATCTGGCGGCAGTCGCCGCTGCGGGTGCTGGCCCGGCTGCACCTGGTCGCGGCGGCGACCAACGGCCCGGAGGTCGGGCGCCCGCGCCAGGCCGGCGAGCCGGTCGACGAGCCGATCGTCGAGCTGCCGCTGCCGCTGCCGCTGCCGAGCGCCGCGGAGGTCCACGGTCGGCTGGACGGTCTGTCCGAGCTGATCATCGCGGGCGGTTCGGCCCCGGCGCTGGTGACCGCCGCAGTGGTGCACGGCGAGCTGCTGGCGCTGCGCCCGTTCACCTCCCACAACGGTCTGGTCGCACGCGCGGCCGAGCGCATCGTGCTGGTGGGCAGCGGCCTCGACCCGAAGTCGGTCTGTCCGTCGGAAGTCGGCTACGGCGAACTCGGCCGCGCCGCCTATCTCGAGGCGCTGGACGGGTATGTCTCCGGCACGCCCGAGGGCATGGCCGCCTGGATCGCCCACTGCGGCAAGGCGGTCGAGCTGGGGGCACGTGAATCCACGGCGGTGTGTGAGGCGCTGCAGCGCGGCGCGGCGTAG
- a CDS encoding HAD family hydrolase has translation MLGVVENHSLPRTAAFFDLDKTVIAKSSTLTFSKSFYQGGLINRRAVLRTAYAQFVFLAGGADHDQMERMRQYLSALCRGWNVQQVKEIVAETLHDLIDPIIYDEAASLIEEHHTAGRDVVIVSTSGAEVVEPIGELLGADRVVATRMVVGDDGCFTGEVEYYAYGPTKAEAIKELAASEGYDLSRCYAYSDSATDVPMLQSVGHPHAVNPDRALRREALARGWPILDFHRPVRLKQRLPTLSVPTRPALVAAAAIGAAAATAGLVWYASRRRTALV, from the coding sequence ATGCTCGGGGTCGTGGAAAACCACTCCTTGCCCCGCACAGCGGCCTTCTTTGACCTGGACAAGACGGTCATTGCGAAGTCGAGCACGCTCACCTTCAGCAAGTCCTTCTACCAAGGCGGACTGATCAACCGTCGCGCCGTCTTGCGGACCGCGTATGCCCAGTTCGTCTTCCTCGCGGGCGGCGCCGACCACGACCAGATGGAGCGCATGCGCCAGTACCTCTCCGCGCTGTGCCGTGGCTGGAACGTCCAGCAGGTCAAGGAGATCGTCGCCGAGACCCTGCACGACCTGATCGACCCGATCATCTACGACGAGGCCGCCTCCCTCATCGAGGAGCACCACACCGCCGGCCGCGATGTCGTGATCGTGTCCACGTCGGGCGCGGAGGTGGTGGAGCCCATCGGTGAACTGCTCGGCGCCGACCGCGTGGTGGCCACCCGAATGGTCGTAGGCGACGACGGCTGCTTCACCGGAGAGGTGGAGTACTACGCGTACGGCCCGACGAAGGCCGAGGCCATCAAGGAGCTCGCCGCGTCCGAGGGGTACGACCTCTCCCGCTGCTACGCCTACAGCGACTCGGCGACCGACGTACCGATGCTGCAGTCCGTCGGCCATCCGCACGCCGTGAACCCGGACCGCGCGCTGCGCCGCGAGGCACTCGCGCGCGGGTGGCCGATTCTCGACTTCCACCGCCCGGTGCGGCTCAAGCAGCGGCTGCCCACACTCTCCGTCCCGACCCGTCCGGCGCTTGTCGCGGCGGCCGCCATAGGGGCGGCCGCCGCCACCGCGGGCCTCGTCTGGTACGCCAGCCGACGCCGCACCGCGCTCGTCTGA
- the ssd gene encoding septum site-determining protein Ssd — MAAAATQEPPPAASGRPGAPLIVTEDADLLDDLLRLCAAAGATPEVHHGIPEPRGSWEAAPLVLVGDDAARRVRGAARRRGVVLVGRDQDDSGVWRRAVEIGADHVLMLPDGEQWLVDRIADVAEGVGRPALTVGVIGGRGGAGASTLACALAVTSAREGLRTLLVDADPLGGGLDVLLGGETAEGLRWPAFAASRGRVGGGALEESLPRLHSLRVLSWDRGDCVAVPPQAVRAVLAAARRRGGTVVVDLPRRIDDGVAEVLAQLDLGILVVPAELRAVAAAGRVASAVGMVLGDLRVAVRGPYAPGLDDREVARLLGLPLAGEVPLESGLRRPHESKAPPAAAGRGPLARFCREFWERTLLEVGAA; from the coding sequence ATGGCCGCAGCCGCCACACAGGAACCGCCGCCCGCCGCCTCGGGCCGGCCGGGCGCACCACTGATCGTCACCGAGGACGCCGACCTGCTGGACGACCTGCTGCGCCTGTGCGCGGCAGCGGGCGCCACGCCCGAGGTCCATCACGGCATCCCGGAGCCGCGCGGCAGCTGGGAGGCCGCACCGCTGGTCCTGGTCGGCGACGATGCCGCACGCCGGGTGCGCGGCGCCGCCCGCAGACGCGGAGTGGTGCTGGTCGGCCGGGACCAGGACGACTCCGGGGTCTGGCGCCGGGCCGTCGAGATCGGCGCCGACCATGTCCTGATGCTCCCCGACGGGGAGCAGTGGCTGGTCGACCGCATCGCCGACGTGGCCGAGGGCGTGGGCCGCCCCGCCCTCACCGTGGGCGTCATCGGCGGGCGGGGCGGCGCGGGGGCCTCCACGCTCGCGTGCGCCCTTGCCGTCACCTCCGCGCGGGAGGGGCTGCGCACCCTGCTCGTGGACGCCGATCCACTCGGCGGCGGACTCGACGTACTCCTCGGCGGCGAAACGGCCGAGGGCCTGCGCTGGCCGGCTTTCGCCGCGTCACGCGGGCGGGTCGGCGGCGGCGCCCTGGAGGAGTCACTGCCCCGGCTGCACTCCCTGCGGGTGCTCAGCTGGGATCGCGGGGACTGCGTCGCCGTTCCGCCGCAGGCCGTACGGGCGGTGCTGGCCGCCGCGCGACGCCGGGGCGGCACGGTCGTCGTCGACCTGCCGCGCCGGATCGACGACGGCGTCGCCGAGGTGCTCGCCCAACTCGACCTCGGCATCCTCGTGGTCCCCGCCGAACTGCGCGCCGTCGCGGCCGCCGGGCGGGTGGCCTCCGCGGTCGGGATGGTGCTGGGGGATCTGCGGGTGGCGGTACGCGGGCCGTACGCGCCCGGCCTCGACGACCGCGAGGTGGCCCGGCTCCTCGGACTGCCGCTGGCCGGAGAGGTACCTCTCGAGTCCGGCCTTCGCCGCCCGCACGAGAGCAAGGCGCCGCCCGCCGCGGCCGGACGCGGACCGCTGGCGCGCTTCTGCCGGGAGTTCTGGGAGCGGACGCTGCTGGAGGTGGGGGCGGCGTGA